TTCAGTTCCTTGTTGAAAATTTCGACAACTATTGAAGCCTTCGTTTGAcatttttgctttcttttggtTACAGCCCAGTTTGTTGTTAGCATCATTAATGGCTGGAACTGGCTATGGGCAGGCGATAGGGATTGATTTGGGGACCACGTATTCTTGTGTGGCAGCGTGGAAGCACGACCGCTTTGAGATCATACCAAACGATCAGGGCAACCGCACCACGCCTTCTCAAGTCGCTTTCACTGACTCCCTTCGTCTTATTGGCGACGCAGCTAAGAACCAAGTCGCAAAAAACCCCTTCAACACTGTTTTCGGTCAGTATTCTCTTCTATTTCCAatgtcttttaatttttttcttgctTGCTACTTTCATTCCATATATTTTTCTACGAGTCacagatatatatatattgggaaGGTAGGAAAATTTAATGTAGTGCTAGTAAAAAGATTCTCCAGAAATAAATGCAACgttttttttatgcattatagTGGTATGTGTATGTAACTGCTAACTGTTGATGAAGTGAGGTGTGGTTGGAGCAGATGCTACTAATCCAGTAGTTTCTTCAGCAATTACTGATTTCTCATTTCTCTCTAATTGTACACAGATGCAAAAAGGTTGATCGGTCGCAAATTCAGTGACCCAACAGTCAAAAGTGACAAAATGTTATGGCCATTCAAGATCATTTGTGGCACTGGCGACAAGCCTATGATCGCAGTAACCTATAAAGGGGAGGAGAAACAGTTTTCAGCTGAGGAGATCTCCTCAATGGTGCTTACCAAGATGAAGGAAATCGCTGAGGCATATCTTGGCAAAACTGTCAAGGATGCTGTTGTGACTGTGCCTGCTTATTTCAACGACTCTCAGCGTCAGGCCACCAAGGCTGCCGGAGCCATTGCTGGCCTCAACGTTATAAGGATCATCAATGAGCCTACTGCTGCAGCCATTGCTTACGGTTTTGATAATTGTGTTGCTAGCTCTGTGGCAAAGAATGTTCTGATTTTCGACCTTGGTGGTGGCACCTTCGATGTGTCTGTGGCCATGATTGAGGGAAATGTCATTGAAGTGAAGGCTATCGCCGGCGATACTCATCTGGGAGGCCAGGACATGGATAATAGGATGGTGAATCACTTCATGAAAGAGTTCAAAAGCAAGAAGGGTAAGGATATTAGTGGGAATGCAAGAGCTATTAGGAGATTGAGGAGTGCTTGTGAAAGAGCCAAGAGGGTAATTTCCTCCACTTTGGAGACCCCAATTGAGATTGAATCATTGTTTGAGGGGATTGATCTGTTTTCCACTATTAGTCGTGCTAAATTCGAAGACCTTAACATGGATTTATTCAACAAATGTATGGAACTGGTTAAGAGTTGCTTGAGTGATGCAAAGATGGAGAAGAGCAGTGTGGATGAGGTCGTGCTGGTGGGCGGGTCGAGTAGGATACCCAAGGTCCAGCAGATGTTGAAGGAGTTTTTTAGTGGGAAGGAGGCATGCAAGACTATTAATCCAGATGAAGCTGTGGCATATGGTGCTGCTTTACTGGCTGCCAAATTGAATGGTCACGACTATAAGAGGTTGCAAAATGTGGTTCTTTTGGATGTTACTCCTTTGTCTCTTGGTATTGAATGCGATGGAGATGTGATGAGTGTAATTATTCCGAGGAACACACCTATCCCAACTAAGAGACAGAGAAATGACTTTGCAACAGCAGTGGACAATCAAACCATTGTGCCGTTTCTAGTGTATGAGGGCGAAAGAAGCAAGGCAACAGACAACAATCTGTTGGGTAAGTTCAGTCTCAAAGGAATTCCAGCAGCACCCAGAGGTGTTGCTAAATTAAACGTGTGCTTCGACATAGATGCGAATGGTATCTTGAAGGTGTCAGCGGAGCACGTGGGGACTGGATTGAAGAACAAAGTCACCATCACCAGCGACAACTGTAGGCTGTCTAAGAAAGAAATCGAGAGGATGATTGAGGATGCAGAGAAGTACAAGTTAGAGGATGAGGAACACAAGGCAAAGGCCAAGGCCAGGTATGCGTTGGAGGACTATGCCTACAACAAGAGAAATGCCATCAGAAGTGCAGCCGATATCAAAGCAAAAGACAAGAAGAAGATGGAGGATGCTTTCGAATCTTTCACACAGTGGTTGGCTTCCAACAAACATGCACAGGTGTATCATTTTAACAAGAAGATGAAGGAGCTCCAGACTGTTTTCAATCCCATCATCGCCAAAAAGATTAAGAATTAAAATTGATGATTGGCAGGATCTCGTTGGTTTTTCTTTGCTTTTATCTATCAAGACTTTTGTTCATGTTTATGTGATGATTTCTGTGAGGTGCTTGGTTTAAGGTAAGTACTAGTAGTACATTGGTTTTTCTATAGTTTATTTTCTTCTATtctatagtaatttttaattatactttcCTCTATATTAGTTTCTTATATCTTTGCTCTTTTTTACCTCATTTTGCTCCCATcataaatgtttgatttttttttcacaaaaaccGAACAtttatctatcttactttatctctcttattttattttcttacttatttaactattttttaaaaaaatatcatgcCCAAAAAAAACTTCTTATGTAGTGGGACGGGATCTTAATCTCccatttctttatatttttaataagatAATTCCACTATGAAAAATATAGATGACAATGACATTAATCGAATAGTCCATTCACTTTAAACCAATGTTACCCTAATAGGAAACCGTTCACTTGAAACCAATGTTTAGTTAATTGAATCGGAAGCAAATTGGCACATTGTCTCACGATTCAACCCTAAAAACCGGCTGCTATATGAACTGTCGGTTTGACTTAAAAAGTTACCGATCCACTTTTGATTAAAGTTAATCAATTCCTACTATTTCAGTATACTAACTTAACGATGAAGGCTATACTAAAGTTAATCAATTCCTACTattgcatcgagcagcgccgtgccagcggcgcgagcgcagcggcggcgggtggcgtccgtgccagcggcgtggacggcggtggcgagcagcgccaccgttgcggatgctttAAAGTTAATCAATTCCTACTATTTCAGTATACTAACTTAACGATGAAGGCTATACTAAACCAATGTTACCAATCAACAATTCCTACTATTTCAACATAAGCTGGACACTCTCTCTCTACTACCTTTCCGCTCTCTCATCATTCATAGTGCACCGCCGCATCCCTCCTCCAGCGCCGCCCTTCGCCTTCATCCACAGCCTATACCGCCGACTTGGTATATTTCTCTCTGTGTGTTTAATTTTTCTTGGAGGGTTGAAATTAAGAGACTCTGTGTGTTTAATTTTTCAACGTCTTGAATGCTAGTATACTGAAATAGTAGGAATTGAACTAGTGAGCCACTATCTGTATAATATACTCAAGTAATTTAATACTAGTAAGCTGAAAGAAATTAGAATTCGGATGTGCATATTTCCCCTCTCTCAAATATTAGTTTATTGGGCAATGATTGGTGTGACATGCTGATGCTGCTTCTATTTGCTTGTCACTACCGGCTAATTTCAGAATAGGTGTTTCACATTTCAGTTCCTTGTTGAAAATTTCGACAACTATTGAAGCCTTCGTTTGAcatttttgctttcttttggtTACAGCCCAGTTTGTTGTTAGCATCATTAATGGCTGGAACTGGCTATGGGCAGGCGATAGGGATTGATTTGGGGACCACGTATTCTTGTGTGGCAGCGTGGAAGCACGACCGCTTTGAGATCATACCAAACGATCAGGGCAACCGCACCACGCCTTCTCAAGTCGCTTTCACTCACTCCCTTCGTCTTATTGGCGACGCAGCTAAGAACCAAGTCGCAAAAAACCCCTTCAACACTGTTTTCGGTCAGTATTCTCTTCTATTTCCAatgtcttttaatttttttcttgctTGCTACTTTCATTCCATATATTTTTCTACGAGTCACAGATATATATATTGGGAAGGTAGGAAAATTTAATGTAGTGCTAGTAAAAAGATTCTCCAGAAATAAATGCAACgttttttttatgcattatagTGGTATGTGTATGTAACTGCTAACTGTTGATGAAGTGAGGTGTGGTTGGAGCAGATGCTACTAATCCAGTAGTTTCTTCAGCAATTACTGATTTCTCATTTCTCTCTAATTGTACACAGATGCAAAAAGGTTGATCGGTCGCAAATTCAGTGACCCAACAGTCAAAAGTGACAAAATGTTATGGCCATTCAAGATCATTTGTGGCACTGGCGACAAGCCTATGATCGCAGTAACCTATAAAGGGGAGGAGAAACAGTTTTCAGCTGAGGAGATCTCCTCAATGGTGCTTACCAAGATGAAGGAAATCGCTGAGGCATATCTTGGCAAAACTGTCAAGGATGCTGTTGTGACTGTGCCTGCTTATTTCAACGACTCTCAGCGTCAGGCCACCAAGGCTGCCGGAGCCATTGCTGGCCTCAACGTTATAAGGATCATCAATGAGCCTACTGCTGCAGCCATTGCTTACGGTTTTGATAATTGTGTTGCTAGCTCTGTGGCAAAGAATGTTCTGATTTTCGACCTTGGTGGTGGCACCTTCGATGTGTCTGTGGCCATGATTGAGGGAAATGTCATTGAAGTGAAGGCTATCGCCGGCGATACTCATCTGGGAGGCCAGGACATGGATAATAGGATGGTGAATCACTTCATGAAAGAGTTCAAAAGCAAGAAGGGTAAGGATATTAGTGGGAATGCAAGAGCTATTAGGAGATTGAGGAGTGCTTGTGAAAGAGCCAAGAGGGTAATTTCCTCCACTTTGGAGACCCCAATTGAGATTGAATCATTGTTTGAGGGGATTGATCTGTTTTCCACTATTAGTCGTGCTAAATTCGAAGACCTTAACATGGATTTATTCAACAAATGTATGGAACTGGTTAAGAGTTGCTTGAGTGATGCAAAGATGGAGAAGAGCAGTGTGGATGAGGTCGTGCTGGTGGGCGGGTCGAGTAGGATACCCAAGGTCCAGCAGATGTTGAAGGAGTTTTTTAGTGGGAAGAAGGCATGTAAAACTATTAATCCAGACGAAGCTGTGGCATATGGTGCTGCAGTGCTAGCTTCCAAATTGAGCGGTGAAGGCAGTGAGAAGGTGCAAAAGCTCATGTTTTCGGATGTTACTCCGCTGTCACTTGGCGTTGAAGTTGTAGGAGATCTGATGTCAGTATATATTCCAAGGAATACACCAATCCCAACAAGGAAGGAGCATATTCATGCGACGGCCTATGACAATCAGACCGAAGCGGAGTTTGCAGTCTACGAGGGTGAAAGAAGCAAGTCAAAAGAAAACAATCTGCTAGGTAAATTCGAACTCCTAGGCATTCCAGCAGCACCCAGAGGTGTTGCTGAATTCAAAGTGTGCTTCGACATGGATGAGAATGGTATCTTGAATGTGTCAGCGAAGCACACAAAGACTGGATTGAAGAACAGCATCACCATCATAAACGAAAAAGGTAGGCTGTCGATGGTAGAAATTCAGAAGATGATTGAGGATGCGAAGAAGTACAAGTTGGAGGATGACGAGTTTAGGGAGAAGGCTGATGCAAGGTATGCTTTGGAGAACTACGCCTACGACACGAGGAACACCATTAGAAGTGCAGTTAAGCTCAAAGCAAAACACAAGAAGAAGATGGAGGATGCTTTTGAGTCTTTCACAAAGTGGTTGGAGTGTAACAAACATGCAGAGGCTGATGATTTTAAAGACAAGAAGAAGGAGCTCCAGACTGTTTTCAATCCCATCATCGCCAAGATGAAATAAGAATGAGAAATGATGATTGGCAGGATATCGTGGGCCTTTACTTTTGTCTATCAAGATTTTTGATCAATTTTTTGTGATGATTCCCGCGAATTGCTTGGTTTAATTTACAACTATTACTAGTTGATTGGCTGATTATATTTTCCTCTCTACTCTCTGCTTATTTTCTTGATTCTGCTTTAGCGGATGCATTTTATTACTAATTCACTCTTAAATTCCTAAttacaactaaataataaatatcaaattttcaAATCAAGTGTCAACATCATTCAACTTTGAGTATTAATATAATGAACaaaaaatgtgaatattttttgtaattaataataaattaattataactaactttttaaaaaatatcttaaaactttaaacatatataactatctcaatttaaattattttttcccacaacatatatcaaataaaaGATAATATTATAAGGATTTTAACGAGATTTTACTTAAACATATTCTGATATgaaaaaagtttaaattttttaaatttttttatattttttaagaagCAGTTTAATATCAACATATCTATCATATTATGTCAACataatacatataaaatgtcaattcgAATTGTGTTGACATGCATCGTATTAATGTGCTTCTACACTATATTGACAGTTTGATCTAAAATCCAAAATTTGGtagtttttcttatatttttaaagttaaattttttcacattttaaaaaCACATACTCCCTCAGTCCATGATTAATTGGACCCCTTTGATTTGACACGTATTTCATGAAATATAGTgaaaattgagttgaaaaagttaataaaatgtggatcatacttttatattagtgctataatagaatgtgagtaaGATAAGTTAGTGGAATCTGAAGTCCAATGACCAAAACTATTACTCCCTTCTTCTttgaaaagtatgaatattTGTTTCAACActagttttaatgcataaaagTATTACTCCCGAGTTACAAAGACAGAAGGCATAGTGTTCAACCAATTTGTTTACATATATAATAATACATAGAAGGAAAATTGATGGGGGACCGGGCCCCCTTGGCCCAGCGTAGCTTCGCCACTAGAGAGGACCTCGAAGAAATCTCCTTGGCTGAAAACTGTTTTTCCTTCCCTTTGTAGCTTACTAATATCATAGGATTGTTGTTCGTAGGGTGAGGAATGACCTTGATTGGCAATAGTTTTATGTCACTTTCAACCATTGGGTCATTGAATTTACGGCCAATCAGCCTCTTTGCATCTGCATctgaagagagaataataataataataataataataataataataataataataataataataataataataataattagctTAGTAAAGATAGAGATTAGAAAGATTGCAACAACTATTAGggtaggaaaaaaaattaaaaaaaaaattcaagaataAATTCTTACATATAATAGGATACAAATAGAAATAATATTcaactttgtgaagaaaatttTACTCATTCGCTTCTCCGATCTCTCCATCACAAAACAcaagtagtttttttttaatatttcaattgTAATTGTGTTTTACTACGAGTAATAGTTTTCATTCCATTgtactactacctccgtcccccaaaattcgtcccagtttgaccggacacgggttttaagaaatataatggaaagtgagttgaaaaattagtggattgtgggacctacttttatatattagttttataataaaatgtgaataggaatgagttagtggaatatgggacccactaccaaaaatggtaaaagtgaaatgggacaaattttggaGGATGGACGAAAATAGAAAACTGGGACGAATTTTCAGTGACGGAGGTACTACTAGTTAAAGTAAAGTACTAATATGAATGTTGAGATAGTAACTAGTAAGTGGTGGAAGAGAGAGCGCTAACCGAAAACGGTGTTAGTTGGTGCCCTAGCGACTTGATTCTTGGCAGCGTCTCCGATGAGATGCTCGTTCTCGGTGAAAGCGACGCAAGAGGGCGTGGTGCGGTTGCCTTGATCATTGGGTATGATCTCGACGCGGTTGTGCTGCCATGCTGCCACGCACGAATAAATCGTGCCCAAATCAATCCCGATTGCCCGTCCTTCCTCCTTTCCGGCAATTGATGCGAACGAGTTTAGTTGCTCTTTGAAACCGTGATATTTTGAACAAGGAACTACTAGAATTCACGATACGTATGTACAAAGTATAAACCTagctcatatatatatatatatatctatatatatatatatatatatatataggaaaaatgaggaaatataggaaaaggaaatgaatacatccctatatatatatagggatgtattcatttccttttcctatatttcctcatttttccttcttaatatcaaccattagattagagaaattgacggtcaagatcaacattgggtaattaatcccgtgttgcattatttgtcctattttgtgcattatgagggtacaatagtaatctaataatggctggaaaccgctacgaataatgcaccacatggtcacgagtaatgcatataattgcctatataatgcacaatatgtgaactgcaatgcatacgaacaagatgtgctgtgttatgatgtttgacacacgtttcttgtttcccctaagggtttaataagcttaggggctagggtatagtacgtagacatgtatgtaatcttcacatggtaacgagtaatggatataattgactatataatgcacaatttgtgaactgcaatgcatacgaacaagatgtgctgtgttatgatgtttgacacacgtttcttgtttcccctaagggtttaataagcttaggggctagggtatagtacgtacgcattaataacaaattataaaacgatacaaataattcaccaaattgtcacgagtaatggatgttattaactatataatgcacaatatgtgaactgcaatgcatacgaataagatgtaccatgttatgatgtttgacacacgtttcttgtttcccctaagggtttaataagcttaggggctagggtatagtacgtagacattactaaatgcacgtatgtaatcttcaatccgttgattaacccatatacacaatacctctaataatgcataatatactgagataatgacaattaacagctacataatgcactacctaaaccaaataatgcacatacgtgtattccaataacaacaatttgttagtaatgtctacgtactataccctagcccctaagcttattaaacccttaggggaaacaagaaacgtgtgtcaaacatcataacatggtacatcttattcgtatgcattgcagttcacatattgtgcattatatagttaataacatccattactcgtgacaatttggtgaattattcgtatcgttttataatttgttattaatgcgtacgtactataccctagcccctaagcttattaaacccttaggggaaacaagaaacgtgtgtcaaacatcataacacagcacatcttgttcgtatgcattgcagttcacaaattgtgcattatatagtcaattatatccattactcgttaccatgtgaagattacatacgtgtctacgtactataccctagcccctaagcttattaaacccttaggggaaacaagaaacatgtgtccaaacatcataacatggtacatcttattcgtatgcattgcagttcacatattgtgcattatatagtcaattatatgcattactcgtgaccatgtggtgcattactcgcagataccaaaatgtggcagttacttttccgtcaaatgtcaataataaccctgtaatgcatacaaccaccatctataatgcaacacggaaccagttttatagaatcaatctgatccgttgatgccttagatctaacgcgtaatattaagaaggaaaaaggatctaagatgtgaaaaggagaataacgctcccctatatatatatatatatatatataggccgAGTTAATAGCGCATGTTGAGAGAGTCCTAGTCCTACATGGATTTATTTACTGTATTAATTAATCATGGAGAGACAGAATTTGATATCTATCAACTAGGATTTATTTGGACCTTTTAAATTTGGTCTTTTTAGTTCTAATTAAGATTActtattttaaattgaaaaacaaaaagTTAAAATTTGTTTAggtaattagagcatccactatgcGTCCCGCGACCGTCCCGCGTTTCGTTCCGGAGGGACGGAaccgccgcgggacgcgttgcagcgagGCGttccgtccccagcccgtctcCATGCAGTCCCGTAGCCCGCGACCATGCGACAAGGGAcgcgacgtctcgccacgcgccgaggcgacgtggcgagctcccagggcatgcgtgacgcccactcgccagcccgcgagtgggcgtcgtcacgctgaagCAATAATTCTTTTtgttaaaaatgaattttttaaaaaatattttttatttataaaaattgttttttatatttaaaacaatttttacaaataaatgaatacaataaATTCGTATtaacccatatatatttgatgggtttgcgaatttatgaaactcatttttggttgtctctcttttatagagacatccttgaatgttttatgttccacttcgatgtgggacaaactcattcttggttgtctctgttttatagagacatccttgaatgttttattttccactttcgatgtgggacaaactcattcttggttgtctctgttttatagagacatccttgaatgttttatgttccactctcgatgtgagacaaactcattcttggttgtctctataaaaattgtattttaaattatgtcatttttatttttttaggcttttaattatgtctttttctattttttgaattttaagttataatgttattttatttttaatgaagtgtggtttttattaattaaatttgttggagaaaaaaaattaaaaaatgaaattgaatgaatagtaatttaagggacggttaagggacatagcgttgcaggttccgtcccttagttaagggatggagtaaaaaagtatagtgagaccctcaaatagtagtttaagggacggtatagagacaacgTAGTGGATGACCTTATATACAGAGTCCGCGAGTTACTCTTCATAACACATACACACATACCATATCAGTCGTGAAATTAAATCATAAGTTTATCTGTAACTACACAAATCCGAACAATAAAAAAGCACGCTCACATAGAAAATTCCTAAACTTTGATCTCTGCATATTAAGGTAAATTTTGCATTTTAGTACAATTTATTTGGACTAAAATGCCCTAAAGGTTGAGGAAATGAAGGGCGTAAAATATATAACAATTTAaacaataaaatcataaatttttggTAAACAATTAATTTGATAACGCTGGTTTAATGTAGTCCATATTTATTATTGTGTTAGATAAAGGGATAcaaattagagcatctccagtgggcggatgtcccactcggacatccactaggacttcccaaaaacacctcctgccacgtcactaggacttctcatcccactgccacgtcactaggacatccccttcacaatccgcccttcccatcgcccttcccactaggacttcccgcaataaaaaaaaatcacaaattcacaaatatacgtaatggaattataattttgacacggaatacgggaaaattgcaaatgcttcattaaaaaaaattacataaaaaaagaaaaaaaattacataataaaaaagaaaaaattacataagtggtgtgaatgaaatgaagtgcaacgagccgtatatatagagtttaaaaaaaattaataccggacgtccgacccacaccacaatggcggacgtccgcacgtccgaggacatccgacgtccgtATC
This DNA window, taken from Salvia splendens isolate huo1 chromosome 18, SspV2, whole genome shotgun sequence, encodes the following:
- the LOC121777063 gene encoding heat shock 70 kDa protein 18-like, producing the protein MAGTGYGQAIGIDLGTTYSCVAAWKHDRFEIIPNDQGNRTTPSQVAFTDSLRLIGDAAKNQVAKNPFNTVFDAKRLIGRKFSDPTVKSDKMLWPFKIICGTGDKPMIAVTYKGEEKQFSAEEISSMVLTKMKEIAEAYLGKTVKDAVVTVPAYFNDSQRQATKAAGAIAGLNVIRIINEPTAAAIAYGFDNCVASSVAKNVLIFDLGGGTFDVSVAMIEGNVIEVKAIAGDTHLGGQDMDNRMVNHFMKEFKSKKGKDISGNARAIRRLRSACERAKRVISSTLETPIEIESLFEGIDLFSTISRAKFEDLNMDLFNKCMELVKSCLSDAKMEKSSVDEVVLVGGSSRIPKVQQMLKEFFSGKEACKTINPDEAVAYGAALLAAKLNGHDYKRLQNVVLLDVTPLEVQAIGIDLGTTYSCVAAWKHDRFEIIPNDQGNRTTPSQVAFTHSLRLIGDAAKNQVAKNPFNTVFDAKRLIGRKFSDPTVKSDKMLWPFKIICGTGDKPMIAVTYKGEEKQFSAEEISSMVLTKMKEIAEAYLGKTVKDAVVTVPAYFNDSQRQATKAAGAIAGLNVIRIINEPTAAAIAYGFDNCVASSVAKNVLIFDLGGGTFDVSVAMIEGNVIEVKAIAGDTHLGGQDMDNRMVNHFMKEFKSKKGKDISGNARAIRRLRSACERAKRVISSTLETPIEIESLFEGIDLFSTISRAKFEDLNMDLFNKCMELVKSCLSDAKMEKSSVDEVVLVGGSSRIPKVQQMLKEFFSGKKACKTINPDEAVAYGAAVLASKLSGEGSEKVQKLMFSDVTPLSLGVEVVGDLMSVYIPRNTPIPTRKEHIHATAYDNQTEAEFAVYEGERSKSKENNLLGKFELLGIPAAPRGVAEFKVCFDMDENGILNVSAKHTKTGLKNSITIINEKGRLSMVEIQKMIEDAKKYKLEDDEFREKADARYALENYAYDTRNTIRSAVKLKAKHKKKMEDAFESFTKWLECNKHAEADDFKDKKKELQTVFNPIIAKMK